The Xanthocytophaga agilis region CAAAAAACAGATCCGGTGGGATGAGCATCTGAAACCCTATGAACATACCTATGAGGATACCTATGAGCTATACAAGATAGATGCTAAATCACTGGGTATAGAACGTCATTTCTGGCGTGAGCCGGCTATTTATTTTGTCAAGTGTCAGTGTGCTTCTACAGATAGACTATATTATTTGTATGTGTCTGAAGATATTGCTCAGCAACAAGATGCTATTGCCGCTATTGCCTGGACTATGCGATTCAATGGTAAACCGCTGACCAAGCAACAGTATTTGAATCTTATGTATTCAGAAACGTAAACTATGCATAATTTTATGGAATTTGAAAGAGTGTATCGGCACGGTGATGTGCTGTTATTTAAGGTTGCTGAGGCAGGTGTTACTGCCAATGTGAAGGAACGTACCAAAAAACTGACACTCGAACTGGGTGAGGTAACTGGTCACTCACATCAGCTTGCAGGAGATGTAGAAGTATTGGATTCTCCTGTGGAAAAGGATCAACTGCTGTTCAGAGTAACTGATCAGGCTGTGTTAACACATGAGGAGCACGAACGTATTGTACTGGAAAAAGGAGTTTATCTGAAAGTAAGTCAGGTAGAATACGATCCGTTTCAGGACTTGATTGTACGAATAAGAGACTAATATATTTGATACCTACAAAAAGCTAGCTGGTTATATACAATCAGCTAGTCTTAGGTTTTTAATGTGTTAAACGCCTTAACTTACAATGATTGAATTTTTTGATATAGGTTGGTTGACTATAAAATCAGAATCTAAGGAAGCCGTGATTCAGTCTCTGAATCTGAGTGAACCATTTATACAACTAGATTGGAATACTGGAGTTTCTGTTGTGATGGGTGATATTTGGGATGGAGTGCCTTTTAGTAGAGTGTATGTAAGTAGTCCTATGCGAGGTTGGGTTCTGGTTGTTGGAGACTGGATTAGTCAAACAGATAAAGCGGCTTTATGTCAGCGATTAAGTGAAACTTACGAGGAGGTATGGGCTTTTTCTACCCAGATGCGAATGGACTTCTGGTTTTATCTGTATTGCAAAGGTGGGAAGGTAATCCGACATTTTGAAAAAGATGGAGAGAACATTATAGATGAAGGGGAGTTATTAAAGAAAGAAAAGACTTTGCGAAAAGAAAGTCTGCTTGATGAAGAGGAGGATGTAAATAATCCGGAAAACTGGTATGGTGAAGATATTGTGATGGGTGTGGCTGAACTATTTACCATTGATCCTAACGAGCTTCCGGAAGCTATACTGAAAAAACAGTTAGGAACATTGGCTGTAACCGATGTGGGCAGAGAAAAAGGAATATCTGAAAACCCTATCGAACAATGGAAAGAGTCTTAAAAGTGAATCTGTGTATAAGGCAGTAGTTTTTTAATCCGATTTATTTCCTGTTCTGAGAATAAGTTATCCTGTAAATCGAGTTGTTTTAACCGTTTTAGATTCTGAATGCTGTCTGGCAGACTTGTCAAGCGATTTTTGTTTAGACTCAGATACTGAAGATTTTCCAGACTCCCAATACTTTTTGGAATGAACTCCAACTGGTTATTATATACCCTAAGCTCTTTCAGTCTTTTTAATGCCCCAATATTCTCCGGCAACTGCTTTAGCTGATTATTATGCAGGTGCAGTTTGGTCAGCTTTGGTAAGCTATTGAGATCAATATCTAACTCTTCCAATTGGTTGTTGACCAGAAACAAACGTTTCAATTGAGACAGTTTTTGAAGGTTAGCTTTTTTGATTTGGTTGAAACTCAGGTTGATTTCCTGCAACGGCTGAATTTCGTTTAAGGTATCAGGCCATTGAGTTAGTTGATTGATATATAAATTGAGTATCCGCAACGATTTGGATCGTGTCAGACCAAAAGGAAGTTTCTGCAGATAATTATGACTAAGATTAACCAGACGTAAATGTTCAAGTTCTCCTATACTATCTGGCAGAGTTTGCAAATAGTTATGTGGTAAGAAAAGGACAGATAAATGCTTTACATTCCCTATTGTATCTGGTAATTGTGTAAGTTGATTAAAACCTGCATATAAACTTTCCAACTGTTTGAGATCCTCTACTCTGCGTGGAAGGGTTGTAATCTGGTTGTGATTGATGTTAATGGTTCTGAGACCAGCTTGTTTGAGTAATGCCTCCGGAAAATAGCGAAAACGATTATATGCTAGGGAGATGCTCTGTACAGCGTTGGCTACATGTTTATCTTTGTAATAAAAAAACTCAAATGGAAGATCTTCCAGAAGATTGTGACTCAGATTAAGAGATGTAGAATACCGGGATGTTGATAATAGACTACCTATAGTGGGAGGAAGTTTGGTGAGGTTGCAATGACTCAGATCAAAGTTCGCATTCCAACGGTCATAGGTTTGAATCGTAATCTGATCATAGGCAAGCTTTAACCATAATTTTTTCTTTTCAATAGAGGCATTGACAGGTATGTATTTTACAACAGGATGTTTTAATCCTTTCAGCATCTGAAAGGCCAGTTCAATATTGGTATTATAATCAGAAGCAATCAACCGGATTAGGTTCTGCGTCATCTCAAGCCCTCCTTCTAAGTCTTCCGGATAACCGTTATACGTTACCCAAGAACGGGTAATAGGTGTAGACGCTTCTGTGGATACTTCTTTTGTCTGTTCAACTGGTAAATGGACTACCTGTTCCTGAGTTTCTTGTTGAACTGGTTGCTGCTCCTGTAACGGTTGAGATACAGACGAACGGGTGAGTTTATGAATAAATGCTTTTAATGACTTCAACATCTGTAGTGGTAATAACAGTTGATTCAGGCACTCTCTCAGGCTTTTCTTCCTGGTAATCCGCAATAGATTGTATATACTAAACCAAAGAAAACACTTGTTTGGATTTATTGCTCAAAAAATAATCAAATAACCTTTTGTCCTTTCTCTTTTTTTGACCGCTTTTTGTTGCTAAAGTGAATAAGGGTATAAGGCAGTAGTTTTTTAATCCGATTTATTTCCTGTTCTGAGAATAAGTTATCCTGTAAATCGAGTTGTTTTAACCGTTTTAGATTCTGAATGCTGTCTGGCAGAGCTGTCAAGCGGTTTTTGTTCAGACTCAGATACTGAAGTCGCTCTAGGTTGCCAATGCTTTCTGGAATAGACTCCAGTTGATTATTATAGACCCTAAGTTCTTTTAGCTTTTTGAGTGAACCAATACTTACTGGCAGGTTTTTCAATTGATTATTATGTAAGTGAATTTTCTCTAATTGACTCAGATTTTCAGGCTCAATCTCCAATACTTCCAACCGATTACTGACCAGTAAAATACGTTGTAGCATCGGAAGATCCTTCAGATGTAATTTACGTATTCTGTTAAAGCTTAATTTAATTTCCTGTAGCTGTACCAGTGCACTGAGATCGGTAGGCCAATACTCAATCTGATTAATATATAGATTGATTTTTTGTAGAAATCTTAGTTTGCCCAAGCTTTCCGGAAGCACTTTTATACGATTGTTACTTACATCTAATTCAACCAAGGAGTCGAGATTACCTATACTTTCAGGTAAAAATTGCAATAAGTTATTTTTAACTGCCAGGTTGCGTAGAAACCATATGTCTTTGATTGTATAAGGTAGTTCTGTGAGTTGATTGAAGTTTAAAGATAACCAACGCACTTTTTTGAGTCCCTTTAACTGATCAGGTAACACAGACAACTTATTTGAACTTAAATCCAGCTTCTCCAGATTAATTTGTTCCTGTAATACTACTGGGAACTTTTTCAAGCGGTTGTGGGCTAGCGAAATGCTATAAAGCTGATTAAAAGCTTCTTTATCGTTATAAAATAAAAACTCAAAGGGAAGATCTTCCAGAAGATTGTGACTCAGATCCAGATAGATAGAACCAGATGCTGTTGATAGTAGATTTCCAATAGAGGGCGGGAGGTAAGTGAGCTGCAGATGGCTGAGATCAACGTTGTACCAACTTTTAGAAGGATGACCCGTAAGTTGATCATAAACAAGTTTTAACCATACTCTTTTCTTTTCAACAGGTGCGTCAGCCGGAATTTGTTTTATAACAGGATGTTTTAAACCCTTCAACATCTGAAAGGCTAAATCAGTATTAGTGGTCTCACTGGAGGAAATTAACCGGATAAGGTTTCGGGTTATTTCCGGCGGGCCTTCCAAATCTTCCGGATAACCGTCATACGTTACCCATGAATTTTTTGTTACTGATGAATCTGATTGATTTTCCATAGTTGGTTTGGTTGTTTACTATATTACTTGTGTATATACCGATTGAAAAGAGATTTGGCTTTTCTTTCTAGCGATAAACACTTTTGATGACTTTTACATCCTCGGGAATACTATTGTGTTTCGGTTGCGATGATTGATTCTGTATAATAAATTCCTGGAGCTGAGGATCTTTTTTTCCTGTGATTGTTAGTTCCTGAATATATGTGTTAGTAGCCATCCCTTCTCTCAATCGTGCTTTGCCAAATTTTGTCATACCAGTTCTGTTCAACTTAAGTGAGATTACTGTCTTATTCTCTTCCAGAAATTTCTTCAATGCCCTGGCTGCACGATCAGAGATATGATTGGCAGAAGCTCCCATTACCCTGGTAGAAATACTATAACCCAGATCCAGTGAATGGATGCTGTTATTAGTTGCCATATGTGTAAATAAGGTAACCATTGCATTTTCTCCCAGACCACAACTGGCAAGTCCGAGTTCTTCCAGTGTCGTATTGTCTGCCAATGCTTCAGCCAGTATAGTTCCGCCTTTATCACCTAGTTCGTTTACGCTAAGAAGTAGAGCTTTCAGTGTTTTGTTCTGGCGCAATACCTCTGCCAGATAAGAGGCTCCTTCTGCATTGATCTGATTCCCTCCCAGATATAATCTTTCCAATGTCTGGTTTTGTGTAGCCAATACTTCGCATATCGCTTTTAATCCTGCAGTGCCAATCTGTGTATTGACCAGATCTAGTGTTCGGAGATGGCGATTTTGTTTCAGTACATTCGCTATGTGGTAGGCTCCTTGTTCTCCGATCGGATTACGTTTTAACCACAGTCCCCGTACAGATGTATTGGTGATCAGGGCTTGTGCCAGTTTTTCGGTACCTTCGTTTTCAATTAGATTACAACCAAGATAGATTGTCTCCAGGTTTTCGTTATGTCCAATAAGTTGAGCTACTTTTTCTGCACCTCCATTTCCGATCCCATCTGTTCCCAGTAGCAAACTTTTGACACGAGTATTGTTCCACAAAGACTCTACTACAAAGCTACATCCTTCTGGACCCAGGCTTTGTTTGCATAGATCCAACCGTCCATCGTCGGTAATCGTACCTCTTGGAAAAGCCATGTTGATGGAAGGTAGTTCATCTTTCTTAAGATAGGAAAGCAAAGGTTCTATTTCCTGAAAATCATAGGGAAGTAGTTCTGTAATACCTTTGATAGGACAAACAATGATGTTCTTTTGCATAGAAGTTAAGATAAAGTAGGTTGTGCTAATCAGACTTTACCATGGATAGGGTTGGTAATCCTTCAAAAAGTGTCCATATAATGGTGTTTCCGGATTGTTGATACCACAGGCCACTGGATCATAGATACGTGCCATACCATCCGTTTCGTCCAGTGGGGTTACAAATCCTCGTTCCCGGATTCGGGATCTTTTAGGAAATGGATTTTCCTGTGTAATCCAGCCTGTATCTACACTATTCATGTAGATACCATCCTTTGCATAGTCGTTGGCAGAAGTTCTTGTGAGCATGTTCAGCGCTGCCTTTGCCATATTGGTATGCGGATGGAAGACGGTTTTATTTTCACGGGCAAACTGACCTTCCATAGCCGATACATTGACAATAAAGCGTCTGTCAAATTCAGACTGTTTTAGCAATGGTTTTAGTCGGCTATTGAGTAAGAATGGAGCTACTGAGTTTACGAGTTGCACTTCCAGCATTTCTATCGTATCTACCTCATCCAGTTTTAATGTCCAGCTATTTTGTGGACGAAGATCTATTTGCTGGCGATCTCTATCCAATTTTCCTTCCGGGAAATAATCATTGCTATTGGGAAGTGCAAGCTGATGTTGTTTTTCTATTAGCTGAAAGCGGGTTTCCTGGCCTAATGGCAGGATAGATTGCAATTCAGCAGAAAGTTGTTCAAAAGGCGTTTGTTCAAATTCAAGCAGGTGTCGGTAAAACTCCAGAGGACGTTTTACTGTTTGGGCAGCATTATTAATGATAATATCTAGTTTGGGTTCATGTACAAGCAGATAGTCAATAAATTGTTCGACAACAGGAATATTGCGCAGATCCAGTCCAAATATCTGAAGACGATGCTGCCAGTCGGCAAAATCTGCTTCTTCACTAAAACGTCTGGCACAGTCTTTCGGAAAGCGGGTAGTGATAAGTACTCTTGCTCCATCACGTAACATACGCAGGGCGGTCAGATAACCAATTTTGATACGTCCGCCTGTTACCAATACAACCCGATTGGTAAGATCGCTACGCTGAAAACGTTTTTCATAGTTTAAGGATGCACAATCAGGGCAAAGCAAATGATAGAAGAAATGAATATTCTGGTAGGGATTCTTACATATATAACAGTTAAGCGGGCGTTGAATACGAAGAACAGAAGGAGACGTATTTTCTGGAAGCACTAACGGTTGGGTTGTTTCATCAACCGGATTATTCTGATGCAGGAAAGTCTGTTCCAGAATGGCTTTATCTGCTAACTGAATTTTTTGCAGGTTTTCCTTTCGGATCGTTTTTCGGGCGTTCTTATGTAGTTTGGTTACCAGCCCTTTGAGTGTCATAGTATCCAGAGCCAGATCAGGATCTCTGGAGAGTGCTTTCAGTACCTTTATACAGGTGTCCCATTCTTCAGAAGTAAAGGGCGATTGTGTGTTCATCATAATCGATATAAGGTAGAGGCAGACAGGGCTCGAACCTGTAGCCGCCCAGGTTATGAGCCAGGGCATCTTCCAATTGAGTTACTGCCTCTGTATACATAGTTTTTGCGAAACTGAGAGGATTCGAACCTCTAACCTTTGCCACAGGTAGCAATGCTCTTCTATTTGAACTACAGTTTCCTTTGTGAGACTAGGGAGAGTCGAACTCCCAACTTCCTTCCTGAAAAGAAGGCGTTCTTCCAGTTGAACTACAGCCTCATAGTAAATAGTTTTTTTCAGGTATAGTTACAAAGATGGAGGAAGACAAGCGTCGAACTTGTATTCATCCGGTTAGGAACCGGATATTCTTCCATTGAACTACTTCCTCCGAATTTAGTGGTGAGACAGGGAAGAGTCGAACTTCCAGCCCCCTGCTTGCAAAGCAGGTGCTCTTCCAGTTGAGCTACAGTCTCTTTTTATTATGCTTTCAAGGAAAGTTTCCGATTGTTAGACTGGGAAGGTTCGAACTTCCGACCTACTGCGAGACAGACAGTTGCTTTTCCACATCTGAGCTACAGTCTAAGTATACTATAGTTGTAAAAAGTAATAACGTCCTTAAACTCTCAACAGACATTAATCTGCGGCTTTTTCAGGGGTATCAGCCCTTTTTTCTGCAAGTGTTATGATTTTTTGTGACGTTTTGTATCTGTTATTTACCTGAATCAAACATATTTTAAATGTTTGAGATATGCAATACTTACATAAATATGTGAGATTCAAGGTATGATTTACACTGAAAATGTACTTCTTTGGCTGGGGTGGTTTATTTGAACTTAACCTTTAGGTTGGGCCACAAGGTGCGGATCTTAACCTGATCCTCCCACGAAAAATGATTTCCCTTTGATACAAACTCTTCCAGATTTTTCAAATTACTTATTTCTTCTGGCAGTGTCTTGAGTCGAGTTGCATTCACTTTCAATTTCGTAAGGTTGGACAATTGACCAATTTCTAATGGAATAGATCCTAATGGATTATTACTTAATCTTAAATCAGTTAGATTTTTGAGATCGCCAATTTCTGGAGGGATAGAGGTAAGATTATTATCTGATATATCCAGATATCGTAATTGTGTACAATGCCCTATTGTAGTAGGAATAGAGTGTAGTTGATTTTTGTCCAGATTCAGGATGTCTAAGTGAATCAGTTTGCCAACTGCTGTTGTTACTGTATGTAAGTGATTGCCTGTTAAACTTAATTCATACAGATTGTAGCAATTTCCAAGTTCGTTAGGAAGAGTAGATAGTAAGTTGTAATCCAGATACAATTCTTCCAGATTAGTAAGACAACCAATTTCAACAGGTAATTCCACAATCTGATTATAGGAAAGGTCTATAGATATCAGATTTACCATATATTTAATTCCTGTAGGTATATGAGATACTTTTACAGAGTCTGTAGATGCATCCTTGTCTGAGCAATAGATATGTGTCTGGTGTAATAGATGATATATTTTCTCACTCAATAATACCACACTTTTTTCCCATCTGTGAATCCTGACAATCCAATCATACAGTTCTTCTATATCTTTTTTAAAGTCCTCAATATGAATCTCTAGAGAATCTGCTATTGTCAGTCCTAACGTGATACTTTCCAATTGACCAGAGAGTAACAACCGCATTACATTTTCTTTTTCGTTGCTGGTTTCTGACATGGTTAGTCTAGGATATCATTCAATATATTAGCGACAAGTTCCAATAAGGAAGATATAACTTCTATATCTAGTTTTGATGAGTCGTCTTTTGTCGAGGAAGTATTTTCAGTATCATTCATGCACTTATGAGTATCTGGAAGAATTGGGTTTAATTTTTACTCCTTTCTTTGATATGTCAACACCCACCAATCATCTAACCCTTGACCTTAATTACAGAATGATGGAGGAAGACAAGACTCGAACTTGCACCCTTCCAGTTAGCAACCGGATATTCTTCCGTTGAACTACTCCCTCCAGAAGTATTAGTGAGACTGGGAAGGTTCGAACTTCCGACCTCCTATTTGCAGGGTAGGCGCTCTTCCACATCTGAGCTACAGTCTCATATACAATAAAATAGGGTAGGGACTGACAGGACTCGAACCTGCAACCTCCTCGATCCGGAGTCGAAGTGTCTTCCAATTGACCACAGCCCCTGTATAAAAAACAATGCTGAAAACTCACGTTCTGGGGGCAAAAATAGTATCTTTTTTGAATGGACGTTGATTTGGTGAATAAGTTTGAGAAAAAATCGTAAATAAAATGGAAGCTTGTTTCACTTTCATTAAAAAGTGAATTATCTAATCATGAAATAGTGCATATAGATAATATA contains the following coding sequences:
- a CDS encoding leucine-rich repeat domain-containing protein, whose amino-acid sequence is MLKSLKAFIHKLTRSSVSQPLQEQQPVQQETQEQVVHLPVEQTKEVSTEASTPITRSWVTYNGYPEDLEGGLEMTQNLIRLIASDYNTNIELAFQMLKGLKHPVVKYIPVNASIEKKKLWLKLAYDQITIQTYDRWNANFDLSHCNLTKLPPTIGSLLSTSRYSTSLNLSHNLLEDLPFEFFYYKDKHVANAVQSISLAYNRFRYFPEALLKQAGLRTININHNQITTLPRRVEDLKQLESLYAGFNQLTQLPDTIGNVKHLSVLFLPHNYLQTLPDSIGELEHLRLVNLSHNYLQKLPFGLTRSKSLRILNLYINQLTQWPDTLNEIQPLQEINLSFNQIKKANLQKLSQLKRLFLVNNQLEELDIDLNSLPKLTKLHLHNNQLKQLPENIGALKRLKELRVYNNQLEFIPKSIGSLENLQYLSLNKNRLTSLPDSIQNLKRLKQLDLQDNLFSEQEINRIKKLLPYTQIHF
- a CDS encoding SDR family oxidoreductase — translated: MMNTQSPFTSEEWDTCIKVLKALSRDPDLALDTMTLKGLVTKLHKNARKTIRKENLQKIQLADKAILEQTFLHQNNPVDETTQPLVLPENTSPSVLRIQRPLNCYICKNPYQNIHFFYHLLCPDCASLNYEKRFQRSDLTNRVVLVTGGRIKIGYLTALRMLRDGARVLITTRFPKDCARRFSEEADFADWQHRLQIFGLDLRNIPVVEQFIDYLLVHEPKLDIIINNAAQTVKRPLEFYRHLLEFEQTPFEQLSAELQSILPLGQETRFQLIEKQHQLALPNSNDYFPEGKLDRDRQQIDLRPQNSWTLKLDEVDTIEMLEVQLVNSVAPFLLNSRLKPLLKQSEFDRRFIVNVSAMEGQFARENKTVFHPHTNMAKAALNMLTRTSANDYAKDGIYMNSVDTGWITQENPFPKRSRIRERGFVTPLDETDGMARIYDPVACGINNPETPLYGHFLKDYQPYPW
- a CDS encoding leucine-rich repeat domain-containing protein, with the translated sequence MSETSNEKENVMRLLLSGQLESITLGLTIADSLEIHIEDFKKDIEELYDWIVRIHRWEKSVVLLSEKIYHLLHQTHIYCSDKDASTDSVKVSHIPTGIKYMVNLISIDLSYNQIVELPVEIGCLTNLEELYLDYNLLSTLPNELGNCYNLYELSLTGNHLHTVTTAVGKLIHLDILNLDKNQLHSIPTTIGHCTQLRYLDISDNNLTSIPPEIGDLKNLTDLRLSNNPLGSIPLEIGQLSNLTKLKVNATRLKTLPEEISNLKNLEEFVSKGNHFSWEDQVKIRTLWPNLKVKFK
- a CDS encoding leucine-rich repeat domain-containing protein — its product is MENQSDSSVTKNSWVTYDGYPEDLEGPPEITRNLIRLISSSETTNTDLAFQMLKGLKHPVIKQIPADAPVEKKRVWLKLVYDQLTGHPSKSWYNVDLSHLQLTYLPPSIGNLLSTASGSIYLDLSHNLLEDLPFEFLFYNDKEAFNQLYSISLAHNRLKKFPVVLQEQINLEKLDLSSNKLSVLPDQLKGLKKVRWLSLNFNQLTELPYTIKDIWFLRNLAVKNNLLQFLPESIGNLDSLVELDVSNNRIKVLPESLGKLRFLQKINLYINQIEYWPTDLSALVQLQEIKLSFNRIRKLHLKDLPMLQRILLVSNRLEVLEIEPENLSQLEKIHLHNNQLKNLPVSIGSLKKLKELRVYNNQLESIPESIGNLERLQYLSLNKNRLTALPDSIQNLKRLKQLDLQDNLFSEQEINRIKKLLPYTLIHFSNKKRSKKEKGQKVI